The window AGCATAACTAAGATAATACTCAAGTGTATGAACAGGACTAATTGTATAAGAAATCGCACCTTGAACATGTACACCATTGGCTAAAGCAATTTCAATACTTTTTTCCAAATTTCTAATATCATTCAATGCATCGAAAACCCTAATTTTGTCTACTCCATTCTCTATTGCTTTTTTGACGAACAATTCAACTACATCATCGGCATAATGCCTGTAACCTACAAGATTTTGACCTCTTAACAGCATTTGAGTCTTAGTTTTTTTCAAATGTGATTTGATAGTTTTTATTCTTTCCCATGGATCTTCATTTAAAAATCTTACACATACATCAAAAGTAGCCCCCCCCCAGACTTCCATCGCCTCAAATCCTAACTCATCCATGTCATTCAAGGCTGGGAGCATATCTTTAATACTCATTCTTGTCGCGATAAGTGATTGATGACCATCTCGTAAAGTCGTATCTACAAACATCTTTATTCCTCTCCTTTGTCTTCCTCAAAAGTTAGCTTTCTTGCCACTTTCTTTAATACTGAAAATTCAAGTTCATCTCCCTCTTTTATATCATCAAAATTTTCAAGTTTTATTCCACATTCTTGAGGTGCATCAACTCTTTTAACATCCTGTTGATAATGCTTTAAAGATTCTATCTTTCCTTCATAAACTAGTTTACCACTTCTGTAAACTTTAACAAGCCCTTCTTTCTCCACATAACCTTCAATCATTTGAACACCTGCTATGGAACCAACTTTTTTTATCTTAAATACCTTTTTAATTTCACCACGACCAGTTATTTCCTCAACTTCTTCCGGCTCTAACATACCTTCTAATGCTGCTTGTAATTCCTCTATTAGTTTATATACAATCGTGTATGTTTTAATCTGAATACCTTCAGCTTCAGCCATTTTTCTTGCTTGACTGTCTGCCTTAACCCTAAAACCAAGAATAATTGCATCTGATGCAGTAGCTAACATAACATCACTTACAGTAATTGAACCAACCCCAGAGTGAATAATATTTATACTAATTTCCTCACTCTGCAATTTATTTATAGCACCAGATAATGCCATTAGTGAACCTTGAGTATCTGCCTTTAAAACCAATCTCAATTCTTTTTTCTCAGATTGCTCCATCATTTTCAAAATTTCTTCCAATTTCATATGTCTTTTTCTTCTAAGTTCTTTCTGTTCAATTTCTCTCATCTTTTCAGAAATTTCTCTTGCTTTATCAAGTGAATCAACACTATATACTATTCCATGAGAATCTGGTAGTTCTTCAAAACCAACTATCATAACTGGAGTAGATGGTCCTGCTACTTTTATTCTCTTTCCCTGATCGTTAACAAGAGCTTTTACTTTTCCCATTACTTTTCCTGAGATTATATAATCACCAATCTTTAAAATACCATCTTTAATTATCACGTTTGCAACTGGTCCAAAACCTTTGTCAAGTTTTGATTCAATAGTTACAGCTCTAACAGGCCCATCAGGAATTCCCTTAATTTCTTGCATTTCAGCAACTAAAAGGATCATTTCAAGTAATGTATCAACATTCTGTCCTTTCTTTGCAGATATTGGAACAACTATTGTATCCCCACCCCATTCCTCTGGAATGAGGTTTAATTTGTTTACAAGTTCTTGCTTAGTTTTTTCAACATTTGCATTTGGTTTATCAATTTTATTAATTGCAACTATAATAGGAACATTTGCAGATTTTGCATGGTTATATGCCTCAATAGTCTGAGGCATTACACCATCATCAGCAGCAACAACTAAAACGACTATATCAGTTGCCTGTGCACCACGTGCTCTCATTTCCGTAAAAATTTCGTGTCCTGGTGTATCAATAAACGTAATTTTCTTGCCGTTAACTTCAACTTGATAAGCACCAATGCTCTGGGTAATCCCGCCTTCTTCTCTTTCAGCAACTCTTGTTTTTCTTATATAATCAAGCAACGTTGTTTTACCATGATCAACGTGCCCCATTACCGTAACTACTGGTGGTCTTTCTTTCAAATTTTCAGGATCTTTGTACTTTTCTTCAAAGTATTTTTCTATTCCACTTAGAGGATTTTCTATAACTTCTTCCTTTTCCTCAGTTTCAAATGAAATTCTCACATCATACATTTTGGCAATTTTTTTCGCAAGTTGCAGATTGAGCGACTGACCTGGTTTCAGGATTTCACCTTTCATAAAAAAGTCCTGTATAATCCTGTTTTGTGGTACTCCAATTTTTTCAGCAAATTTGTCCAATTTTAGATCTTCTTCAGTTATTTTTACTGAATTTTTCTTTTTGTTTGTTTGTAGCTTTTCTAAAGAACCTTCTTTGTTTTTAAAGTGTTTCCCATTAACTTCTTCATCAATTTCTTCATATTCTTCATACTCTTCAATAAGTTCCTCTTCTTCCTCATTAGTCCCATACATCTCGAGAAGAAGATTAACTGTTTCTTCATCGATATAACTCATATGACTTTTTATCTCTATTCCCAATTCATGTAACTCCTTCATTAACTCTCTTGTATCCATCTCTAGCTGCCTAGCAAGTTCATATACTCTTAATCGAGCCAATAGAATCACCTCCAAAAACATTTCTCTACTTCTGCTTCGTCTTTTTCATGAATTCATGCTCCTTTTCAATTTCAACTATCAAATCTGATAGTTTCCATTCTAAATTAGTTGGGGTCGTCGTTGCAAAAATCAGCTCCTTTTCTGGAAAATTATCTTTTAATAGCTTTATTAATTTAAATAATTCATCCTTTTGCTTAAAACCATGTATTATTAAAAAAGCTTTTTCTTTCATTAATTTCCTTCCTTTCTACAACTTTAAATCTTTTAAAGAATTTTGTGCTTTGACAATAGAACGAATAACTTTACTAATCGTATTAAATTCATTAGAAGTTTCACCCAAAATTTCTACAGCATTTGACAATAGTTCATATTCATTTTTCAAACTTTCACTCGTATTCTCATACAACTTTTTTGAACTTTCCAACACCTGAATATTATTTTTCATATAATTCAATGCTTCGCTTAACGAATTTTGAACAGCATTAAACAATCCTTCTATTTGCTTCAAAGAATTAATTGATTCATTCACAGAGTTTGAAATTTCAGAAATTATCTTTGAAATATTAGTCGACGCTTCTTGTGATTCTTCAGCCAACTTTTGAATTTCAGCAGCCACAACCGAAAAA of the Thermosipho japonicus genome contains:
- the infB gene encoding translation initiation factor IF-2 yields the protein MARLRVYELARQLEMDTRELMKELHELGIEIKSHMSYIDEETVNLLLEMYGTNEEEEELIEEYEEYEEIDEEVNGKHFKNKEGSLEKLQTNKKKNSVKITEEDLKLDKFAEKIGVPQNRIIQDFFMKGEILKPGQSLNLQLAKKIAKMYDVRISFETEEKEEVIENPLSGIEKYFEEKYKDPENLKERPPVVTVMGHVDHGKTTLLDYIRKTRVAEREEGGITQSIGAYQVEVNGKKITFIDTPGHEIFTEMRARGAQATDIVVLVVAADDGVMPQTIEAYNHAKSANVPIIVAINKIDKPNANVEKTKQELVNKLNLIPEEWGGDTIVVPISAKKGQNVDTLLEMILLVAEMQEIKGIPDGPVRAVTIESKLDKGFGPVANVIIKDGILKIGDYIISGKVMGKVKALVNDQGKRIKVAGPSTPVMIVGFEELPDSHGIVYSVDSLDKAREISEKMREIEQKELRRKRHMKLEEILKMMEQSEKKELRLVLKADTQGSLMALSGAINKLQSEEISINIIHSGVGSITVSDVMLATASDAIILGFRVKADSQARKMAEAEGIQIKTYTIVYKLIEELQAALEGMLEPEEVEEITGRGEIKKVFKIKKVGSIAGVQMIEGYVEKEGLVKVYRSGKLVYEGKIESLKHYQQDVKRVDAPQECGIKLENFDDIKEGDELEFSVLKKVARKLTFEEDKGEE
- a CDS encoding DUF3783 domain-containing protein translates to MKEKAFLIIHGFKQKDELFKLIKLLKDNFPEKELIFATTTPTNLEWKLSDLIVEIEKEHEFMKKTKQK